From a single Fulvivirga ulvae genomic region:
- a CDS encoding beta-mannosidase, which produces MALKVTDKKSARANFRNVLSINEGWQFRKAGTTQWYDTTVPSTNFTDLLKHGLIDDPFYRDNETKLQWIENEDWEYQLNFEVKPEDLEYDVVNLVFDGLDTYADVYVNGTLIFKSDNMFVKWQHDCKQLLKVGSNELKLYFHSPIKVTRPLYEKAGFTYPAGNDKSDDKLSVYSRKAPYHFGWDWGPRFVTSGIWRPVYLEAWNDLEIADLYVEQNALTEKRAVITAHVEINAVESQSIDLQLSATSPEGTGVDVKKEHVSLQKGKNNISLTATISDPRRWWPNGMGEPNIYKIKVKVQKDGQTAAEKHLKVGLRTIEVINKPDGDGESFFVKVNDTPVFIKGANYIPSDSFLDRVTSEKYREVFDNAVNANMNMLRVWGGGFYENDEFYDLADERGIMIWQDFMFACSMYPGDDAFLKNVEKEAVYNVKRLRNHPSIALWCGNNEIAIGWVSWGWQKEFGYDNVTQILLKKYYNNLFHKLLPNVVKALDPEKFYLPSSPISDWKKLDDLKIGNNHYWGVWHGELPFSSYNTYVPRFMSEYGFQSFPDIDSVKKYTEQEDWDLMSPVMLLHQKHPRGNALIKKYMEEHYSQPKNFEAFLYLSQLLQAEGIKTAIHAHRRNKPFCMGTLYWQLNDCWPVASWSSVDYYGRWKALQFFVKTAYQEIIASTIQEDDHIEVFVISDSLVPQKVVLEVDVLDFSGKKVYEGRHNLNIAENSSKAVCKTTVKQLIDGKDKASHMLTARIVRDGEVIYEDNHYFVEPKAIKWKRPEIETKFRQEAGMTVIELSANVLARNVCLKASGFENNFSDNYFDLVPGRKKTVTINTDDHFGLEKDLTVYSLYDACIEI; this is translated from the coding sequence TGATAGATGATCCCTTTTACAGGGACAACGAAACCAAATTACAATGGATAGAAAATGAAGATTGGGAATATCAGCTCAACTTTGAGGTCAAACCCGAAGATCTGGAATATGATGTTGTTAACCTTGTGTTTGATGGACTGGATACCTACGCAGACGTTTATGTGAATGGCACCCTGATATTCAAATCAGATAACATGTTTGTCAAATGGCAGCATGATTGTAAACAATTATTAAAAGTAGGCTCTAACGAATTAAAACTCTATTTTCATTCCCCAATCAAAGTAACCCGGCCACTCTATGAAAAAGCAGGTTTTACTTACCCTGCCGGGAATGATAAATCTGATGACAAACTCAGTGTTTATTCCCGTAAGGCACCCTATCACTTCGGTTGGGACTGGGGACCGCGATTTGTAACTTCAGGCATTTGGCGCCCCGTGTATCTTGAAGCCTGGAATGATCTGGAGATAGCTGACCTTTATGTTGAGCAAAATGCACTGACAGAGAAAAGGGCAGTGATTACAGCCCATGTAGAGATTAATGCAGTTGAATCTCAAAGCATTGATTTGCAGCTATCAGCTACATCTCCGGAAGGTACAGGCGTTGATGTGAAGAAGGAGCATGTATCGTTGCAGAAGGGTAAAAACAACATTTCGCTCACCGCTACCATCAGTGACCCCAGGCGATGGTGGCCCAATGGCATGGGCGAGCCCAATATTTACAAGATAAAAGTGAAGGTGCAAAAGGATGGTCAGACTGCCGCCGAAAAGCATTTGAAAGTCGGACTGAGAACGATAGAAGTTATAAACAAACCGGATGGTGACGGCGAAAGTTTCTTTGTTAAAGTCAACGATACCCCTGTTTTCATCAAAGGAGCCAATTACATTCCCTCGGATAGCTTTTTGGATAGGGTCACCTCAGAGAAATACAGGGAAGTTTTCGATAATGCCGTGAATGCCAACATGAACATGCTTCGCGTGTGGGGAGGAGGCTTCTATGAAAACGATGAGTTCTATGATCTGGCTGATGAACGTGGCATCATGATCTGGCAGGACTTCATGTTTGCCTGTAGCATGTATCCCGGAGACGACGCTTTTCTCAAAAATGTCGAAAAAGAGGCCGTTTATAACGTAAAGCGATTGAGAAATCACCCCTCGATAGCTTTGTGGTGCGGCAATAATGAAATAGCCATCGGCTGGGTCTCCTGGGGCTGGCAAAAGGAATTTGGCTATGACAATGTCACCCAGATACTCCTGAAAAAGTACTACAATAACCTGTTCCATAAGCTGCTGCCCAATGTTGTCAAAGCGCTGGACCCTGAAAAATTTTACCTGCCATCTTCACCGATCAGTGACTGGAAAAAACTGGATGATCTGAAAATCGGCAATAACCATTATTGGGGCGTGTGGCACGGAGAGCTACCATTCAGCTCTTACAACACCTATGTCCCCAGGTTCATGAGCGAATATGGTTTTCAGTCATTCCCGGATATCGATTCGGTAAAAAAATATACAGAGCAGGAAGACTGGGATTTGATGAGCCCTGTAATGTTGCTACACCAAAAGCACCCCAGAGGCAATGCCCTGATCAAAAAATATATGGAGGAGCACTACAGCCAGCCCAAAAACTTCGAGGCCTTTTTATACCTGAGCCAGTTGCTACAGGCAGAAGGCATCAAAACCGCCATCCATGCCCATCGAAGGAACAAGCCATTCTGTATGGGCACACTTTACTGGCAGCTAAATGACTGCTGGCCGGTGGCCTCATGGTCAAGCGTGGATTATTATGGCCGATGGAAAGCGCTCCAGTTTTTTGTTAAAACCGCCTATCAGGAAATCATAGCCTCTACCATTCAAGAGGATGATCATATTGAGGTCTTTGTCATTTCCGATTCACTTGTGCCTCAAAAAGTTGTTCTCGAAGTAGATGTACTCGACTTCTCAGGAAAGAAAGTTTACGAAGGCAGACACAACCTGAACATTGCCGAGAATAGTAGCAAAGCTGTGTGCAAGACCACGGTTAAGCAGCTAATAGATGGTAAGGATAAGGCCAGCCACATGCTAACCGCGAGAATCGTGAGGGATGGTGAAGTTATTTATGAAGACAATCACTACTTTGTCGAACCTAAAGCCATCAAGTGGAAAAGGCCTGAAATAGAGACAAAATTCAGACAAGAGGCAGGAATGACTGTAATAGAGCTTTCGGCAAATGTGTTGGCCAGGAATGTATGTTTAAAAGCATCCGGGTTTGAAAATAACTTTTCAGATAACTATTTTGACCTGGTTCCCGGCAGAAAGAAAACAGTAACAATAAATACAGACGACCACTTCGGGCTGGAAAAAGACCTGACCGTATATTCACTTTATGATGCCTGTATCGAAATATGA